In Pseudorasbora parva isolate DD20220531a chromosome 9, ASM2467924v1, whole genome shotgun sequence, the sequence CCATCAGTAGTAGAAGTGTAGCCTGAGGTAAATAAGTGCAAGAGATGATTGTTGCTCCCTCTCACCGTCACCAACTAAACTGAGGTCGACCTCCATACCTCTAAACGGGACAAAGAGGGTGTTTGGTTTAAATTACACCGGGCGCTTGGATGGTATGGCTGAGTCGAACAGCGCGAGTTTTCCTCACACGACACCGAACGGGTCCAGTCGCCATGAGAAGAGTTTGGGTCTCCTCACAGTCAAGTTCGTTACTCTTCTTCAAGAGGCCAAAGATGGAGTGCTCGATCTCAAAGTGGTGGGTGAAAACACAATTACAAGTGGCGAAATGAATGGACGAAGAGAATGAATGAGTGTTCAGTGAAGAGGTCTGTCAGGAGTTAACGTTACACAAAGAAACTTTTACCTGAGCCGGCCTTCGCCGAGTTTTAAGCTCATATACACAGACTTACTAAGTGTTTGGCTCGTAGTTAATTAAGTGTTAAAGAGCGAATAGAAATGCCGTGTTATTGTGTCAGAGGGACTTTTGAACAGAGACCCGTGGGATTTTCTCTCAGCAGGTGTTTGTTACCTGACGCTTGAGGCAGCAGAGACACACAGGGCGAATTCATTGGAGACATTTCCAGTTTAATCACCTGCTAAAATGAtaatgtaaaaaagaaaaggggaaaaaagggCCCTAAACtcttacaattatttattttacataggAGGTTcttaaacttttaattttttattttataaataaattgaaaatTATTGTTAATCTAGTCGGGGCCAACTAGTTTGGGATCAGATGTTGGTGTGTTATTGATAGACTAGCTATTTTTCATGCATTAATATTTGATGATGCATACAATAATTTTAATCAGGGCTGCTTGAATgcaacatatatatttttatcttttCGTCATTTGTTATTCAGGGGTGTCTCAATTTTAAGGAGTTTTCCTTTTTTAATAATAGGGTCAATTTGTGTGGTAACAGTGGTTGCTATTAGAGCGTTTTTTcttgttattgttttatttttacttaatCATTAATTTGTTAATCAATcatattgttttattaataatttgtttttaataatgtattaataatttttatttgttcagttatttttcaaaatacatGAGCATTTGTGTCTCTGCCTTGTAAACATAATGGGGCACTGAAGTGTGTGGTATTTGTGCAATGTTTATGTATCTCCATTATATTCCCGTCAACCACCATACAAGGACAGATGGGGTCAGTTTGACCAGTGCTAGCACACCTGGCCATACTTATCATGATGGCACTCTTATTCTTGATAAACTCTTCTGATAGCAGTGTTACCAAGATATCTAAACCAAATTCCCAAGTAGATATCAACCCAAGCTATAGTTTGGTCTCCTAAATAGCCCGTTCCTCTCTTCTGAGTCTCTGATAATAACATTGTGTTTTTCATAGGCTGCAGACAGTTTGGCAGTCAAACAGAAGAGGAGAATCTACGACATCACCAATGTTCTGGAAGGCATTGGGCTCATTGAAAAAAAGACCAAAAACACCATTCAGTGGAAGTGAGTACAAAGATTGAGAAAGTTATCAATGTGCCACCAAATGTTGATTATATACTGACAATCAATGTCAGTACAAGCTCGATATAATGTACTTCGGTTGCATAGTTCTCCAATGCTGTTGCTTTATCTTAATTAGGGGCGAGAGTTCAGGCTGCCAGCCTCAGGAAGTTCTCGAGCAGGTGGAACTTCTCAAGGCAAATATTGCTGATTTGGAAATTCAAGAGAGAGAGCTGGACATGCAGAAAGCATGTCTGCAACAAAGCATCAAACACCTGAATGAGGACTCCTCCAGCTGCAGATATCCTTACTGTCAGTGTATGAACCAGAAATGGTTATCCGTGTTTCTTTTTCCTTATTCTCGTCTGATATTCTTCCATTTTTGGGTGGTTCCCCAAGTAATTAACAGTCCCAGTAAACGCCATTGTCGCAGGAGTGCACCTAATTACATGTTGAACGCTATCCGTCCTGCATGGTCCTTCCTTGACTGTGTAGTTTTATTGTTAGGTATTTGAGTTGCCCTAGTCCAGTTTTTCCAGTCTGTAGTCTACTGCGGTTCATGAGAGTTTCTTAACCCTCACCCCACCAGTTATTCCTCTTTGGATTAAACCTTAAAGGGTTTGTACAGTTCGACCTTTTATCTCAAAACTTATGTTGTCTTTTGGTACGAAGCCCTTAAGGGGAAGCTCACACTACAGACTACATGAATCACCATGGTTTCTTGTCATCCGTCGTCGTCTTTTCTTAACAGCCCTCGTATTACATAATACAACGCAGATAAGGTGCACAAACTACAAGTTCTTTGGACATGTGGcaacctgaaaaaaaaacagttttttataCAAATTCATTAGAGAGCCACTCATGCTCGCTTTCCAAGCCAGATGTGCAGAAAAAATGGGGGAGACAAAGAAATTTGTCCAGAAATGCATGCAGAAGTCCATGAATGTTCAGCAAAAACTGaaactgtaaataaaatatatcatgTTAAAGCAGGGCTCAGCATTACGCCTTTTCACATGCTTGCCTTTTGGACAAGTAAATCGGTCATTCCCTTGTCAagaaaaattttttaaaaaaaaatttgtgtgtgtgttttaaatataatttattttgaatCAATATCCTCACTAGTGTTCAGTCAACTTTGACATagttaaatctgcatatttatgGTATTTTAGCCTTTTATAAAGGGCTTTTTTCCCCTCCTAATCGTTTTAAATATATGCTTcatctttcattttaatttcttaaatttgatcaatatattattaaataagaaTAAGAAATTTTAGTTTTCTCCTCAACAGCACAACCATTTGCCTCATTATACATAGCGCCCGCAATGACCACTGTTTTGGCCACAATCCTGGGTTTTGTCGCAGACCTTGGAAATAAAAAGTATTGTAGTGTGAGCCCGCCTTTAGGGGTTATGatgatggaaaaaaaacatgggctgaattttttttatttgaatgccTTTACCATTTGCTTTCAAATCTTTTGCAGTCTCTTAGAAATTTGTGCCTTCCCCTGAGAAAATCTATAtcgtggggggtgggggggattGGAGATGTATAAGGCCTTGGTACATGTTCCTTAGCATTGTATACATACAGCTATGTGACACACGAGGACATATGCGATGCGTTTGGTGGGGATACTCTTCTCGCTGTCATGGCACCATCAGGGACTCAACTGGAGGTCCCAGTGCCGGAGATGgtatgttactccaaccttgagaTTGtacatcattatatatatatggtgttcatttgcttttttgtttgtatataaTAATGCCTTTTTTCTTTGTTTCAGGGCCACAATGGTCAGAAGAAATACCAGGTGAACTTGCGAAGTCACTCCGCTCCCATCCAGGTGATGCTGATAAACAGAGAGACGAGCAGCTGCAAGCCTGTTGTTGTCTCCGTCCCACCTCTAGATGACATTTCTGCCATGCCGACTCCTCCTAGCACTCCAGCAGGGCTGCAGAGATTCCCCATCTCCACTGCCGATCTCTGTGATATAAAGTGTGGGTCGCTCAAAAGCCCGGCTGCAGAGCACCAGCTCACCCCGTCCTCCACGTCCCCTGATATGCACATGGGTACTGCTTTCATACCGGCCCCATTCCTTACTGTGTGATGGATATTTGTAGCACCAGTCATGGTTCCCTCTCCATATTAAGAGGGATAGGAGAAAATATTTGTAACCATTAAGAAATAACGTGcatcacatttaaatatatatgagGGCATATATTTATGAACAtgcataaattatatatattccAAAGTTTGTTGgtgagattattttttttaatgcttgacaaggctgcatttattgattaaatatgcataaaaaaactgttttaaaaaaaaagttattaatgTGTGAGTATTCATGTGatagctgtattttcagcatcattactccagtcttcagtgtcgatccttcagaaatcattatgatATAATGATTTGGCGCTGTTGAAAATAAACTCTGAGATTTATTTTCAGGATTCTCTGATTAGGAATTTCCAAAGAACAGCAttataatgctgaataaaatttgTAATttcgtctttaaaaaaaaaaaaccttcaaacttttgaatggcttTGGATATGAGAATTTTGATACagcatttataatataataactttttttttcttttctccaaGAATGCAACCCTGAGTCTCCTTCCAGTCAGTGTTTGTTGATGCAGGGCTCTCTCGTTGCTCCTGAAGAACAGCAGAGGGAGATTGGGGGTCAGGATCTGCAGTCCATGCTGGAAGAAATGAGGGATGAGAGAGAAGGTGTCGTGGATGCCATTATACCAATCAAAGATTGCAgttttttttgtgatatttttgtatttctaaCTAAACTTCAACGAGATCCTTCTCTTAATTTACACTTGCCTTTTCTCGTTTCTCCAGGTGTTTCGAACCTCATCGATGAACTGATGTCTTCAGATGGTAAgttctttaaaaatatgttcCAGCCATTTATTTGTCAGTGTTGGCCTTCTGCACAGCCCCCTTGTGGTCACACAGAACAGCTTCCTTTGGTTATATTTGTTCTGACTTGAAGCAGTTCACTGCTGTCCTCATCAATTAATCATATAGCTAGCAGTGCAAATCAATCTTTTTAATGTGTCCTGACTCCTGACAAAAGGAGGATGGGTTCCCACAGCTGAGTGATGGTTCCTCTCAAGGTTTCTTTCTCCTTTGCATGCCAGGTTTTCTCTATACCACTTTTGCCTTTGGCTTGTTGTGCTATGGCATTGATCCCTGATATGCAGCCATGAGATCACTGATGTGAAATGTAACTTTTTCACTCACTGGACAATTTGGCTACTAAATTTACCAACCATTCATTAATTACTAACAGATTAGCTACGTCACAGTTTATGCGTATATACTGCAGTCCTCACAATACATTACATTGTTTATTAAGTCCAAGACGAGCCACTTACGTCCGGCTTTCCACTTGGTATTAAAGCTTTTAATTTGATGCATCGccacattattatatattttttaatcttcGCTATTGCTTCAATGCAAATGAACAAGTGTACTGTTATTTGTTGCTTGGTGACATGTACGTTCAATTCAGCCAGATATATGCAGATTCTACTCAATACGGTGTATTTATTACATCATGACGGTTGAGTATTTGTGCTAAATCTGTGCTGATTTGGCCTACACAAACTTTTACAGCAATGtgagtaaaaataataaataaccaCCAAAATAGCTAGTGATTTGACTGTTTCCCTACAGTATGggtgttaaaggggtggtaaaacacaatttcactttcctaactttagctagtgtgtaatgttgctgtttgagcataaccAACATCTGCAAATATTtgctttttaaagaaatcaatttctaagAACTACGGCAAAtggccgggggggggggggggggggggggggggggcattttCGTCCGGGTTGTAGGTCCACTTTTTTCAGCCTTCCTAGGGACGGGGGAGTTAGGCATCAATGGTTAAAATTTAAATCTCGCTCTCTGTGCAGCACGTTTTCACGAAGGAAATCTCACAATCGTCGTGAGTTTAAAGCAGGATTCGCACAACggcttgtcctgaaagatggagtagttccaactttaaaaacagaagctgTTAACAGAAGCTGTTAACTTgcaagtattatttatttttcgtctgtgttttcctgtaatagtTTGTTTTGTAAGTTGTAGCAAGGAAGTAATCAAATGACCGCTTTTGGCTCTGCAATCCAGTTTGTTAACCCTTTGACACGATCGATCACATTCTAGGCTGGTCCCTGCAGCGTACGATCACACATACGATTAAAACATTCAGCGATCAActgccaaataaaaaaaatttaactaGTTTTAGCGCGTTGACTGGCGCTGATCCAGAGACTGACTTGAGCTCAGTGTCTTTTAATATTTACTTTAGGTTTCATACACTTCAAATTACATTACACAATCAGAAAAATTTCACTTATCATTCAGGAGAAGTAGATGATCTTAGGTTGTGAATACATCAGGCCCCATCTCCGTCAGTGTTTAAACATATAACGGCGGCCCGACACCCACACCCCGTGGTAACTTTACAGATCAACTAACACAATCATTTTCTACCCTGTTCCCTCACGTAATGTCACATTACAtatatcaggagaagtggatgatcttgtgttgtaaatccTGCAGGCTCTGACTCCCTGTAATGGCGGCACCCCGCCCACAGCTCGTGGTAACTTACGATCTACAAACACGTGAACAAGGCGGTTAGCGAATCAGAACAcagctgggccagctaaccagtcagagcccattgcgtatttttgagggGCCGGCTTTATATAATCCGGAAACCATCACACCATTTTTACAAGGAGagacagagcagtgtagaataaaggtaaaatatatgaaaaataatgattttttttaaaaacgaagcatgaacacacgttacagtgcaccccacaaacacaaacaggcctttgaaagaatgtgttttGCCACCCCTTTAATTTCAAACCCTGCTTTTGCTCAAcctttttcaacattgataataagaaatgccaaatcaatgtgaaaattcagctttgccatcacaggaataaattacgttTTAAGATGCATTCAAATAGAAAAACGttgtttaaaatgtgtaatatcCCACAATATAACTGTTTATAATGTGTaccaataaatgcagccttggcgGGCATaatagacttctttcaaaaatatgcaaCATTTTATCAACCTCATTTTTTAAGAGTAATGTATggtttgatatttgtttattggatgaactgactttttttgtgtttgccACTGTAGTTTTCCCCTTGCTAAGACTTTCACCTAACCCCGGTGTGGATTACAATTTCAACCTTGATGACAACGAGGGAGTCTGTGACCTTTTTGATGTGCAGATTCTCAATTATTAAAGGATGATTCATGCCACACCGGTCAACACTTGCTTTCATAAAACAAAAGCAAAGGTAATGAATGCCCCCCACTGCCAACGGCTGCATTCCTGCCTCAGCGCCTGCTCCTTGAACCTTGCACACGcattcatttacatttcatCCTTtgcaagtctttaacagtgttgtCCTGTCTGCCCTCAACCATGACTAATGTTTTCGAGGAAGAGACAAGAAGATAAACTCCTCCCACCTGAACTTTAGACACTTGTGTCTATTGTCATTTTGTTTGATACAGTCATTAGTTTGTTTTCAGTTTTGTGACTTTACTCATTGTTCCTGATGAGTGATGGTGTAATTCATAGAGGAGAATGGAGGGCAGTTTGAGTGTAATCTGAGAAattaaaaccacccaaacatgaCACGCTAAGTTTTGGCTGCACACATGTTGGAACGTGCCTTTTTGGCACATCATTTTTTGTTCTTTGTTTTTGCCCTTTTTGCGCCATCACATCTCCTTGTTCACGATACTTTATAAAAGGTTCTAATTTTATATTCTTACCACATATTGTAAGGAGGAGCACTACAATATATGACATGCAAATGTATAGTATAATTTAACAGCACACACAAAGACATTTGAGTGGCTTGATTTATTTGTCTAACTATTTAATCACAACACTAATTATTTGTATGTTGGTAAGTTTCGTAGTCTGTTGATAGAAACACTGACACTTAACTGTGCATATTTATActgagtttttttgtttgtctttgtAACCGACTGTCATGTTGGAATATCACTGTTGTTTaccttgttttttttattgtaatccTATTGCAAATTGCAATCCTACCTAATTTAAAATGGGAATTAATATAATTTGTACGGTAGTGTTCTTGGTTCAGAGGACATAAAGATGTTAAACTGCCTTGGATAATCTTTGTTTATACAGTCCATAAGACTGTGCCTTATGCAGGTTTTTTCTATTATTGTAAGTCAATTTATTTTCACTGTATAGGTTTTCTAATCAAAAGAGCAATGTTTTTGTTCTGTTGCACTTTTTTAAccaaagttatatatatatgtgtgtgtgtatatataaaaaactctTGTTTTTGCTCAAGTATTGTGATCATTTATGTTTTGTGTGGAATCTCGCCTTGGAAAGAGACGTGTTTGTTTGTAACAGTGCAATATAACACACATGAAGCATTATTTTCGGTCGTGGCAAAATCAAGTCCTCTCAATCTGTTCCCATCTCTTTCTTTTACTAAAAATTTCACATACCCATTAATATTTCTAGGAACAGTTTATAAAATGAGGACTCAACTTTCAGAAATATTAATGCTCATTTTAAACAGACCAAACATTGTGGCCGGAGAGGATAGCAACAACACAACCTAAaactaaaagaaaagaaaaggtcCCATAAATACATACTTATGTTACTAGAAAGAAAACATAAGAAATGCTTTATATTGATAGTGAATTGTATTGCTAATGTAATATTTCAAGATAAACATATACTTTACTTattcatactatatatatatatatatatatatatatatatatatatatatatatatatatatatatatatatatatatatatatcaaatacaCATCAGGCACAGTTAAAACGACAGAGCACGCAATATGTCTTTAGACATATTGACATCTGTATTTTAGGTAAGTACTCTgctataatgttataaaaatcAATTTGATTTACTTTACAAGCCGTCAGAATTGCATCTTTTTGGCCATATAAATCATCTCCAAACTCAGTTTGGACctctgaataaaatgttttttttccccctcaagtGTGTGCCATTTTCTCAATACTATATGGGCCATAAAAGCCGTATGTGCCGTCGAATATCATACAAAAacaaatttgtattttatatttcgTCTAATGTTTCAATAAACTGTGCAAAGAACTTTCCGAAGTGTCTTTTAACGTCAGGGTGTCTGGGATGTTGTGAGTATGGTGCAAGATCCGACGTTTAACATTTGTTTGGATTATGCAGCTGGAGTTAATATGCTATGTCACCCCAGTGACCCGTAGGGATTGGCCAAGATTGCTCTAGATTATTGCTGCTCTGGTCCTCTTTAAATTCTTTAGAACATTTTGAAATGAGTCATTTCTGGATTGAAGATCAGACTGCATGGAAACATTACAAAATAGAAAAGGGGAACATGTGCAAAATAATGTTACAGTT encodes:
- the e2f5 gene encoding transcription factor E2F5, which produces MAESNSASFPHTTPNGSSRHEKSLGLLTVKFVTLLQEAKDGVLDLKVAADSLAVKQKRRIYDITNVLEGIGLIEKKTKNTIQWKGESSGCQPQEVLEQVELLKANIADLEIQERELDMQKACLQQSIKHLNEDSSSCRYSYVTHEDICDAFGGDTLLAVMAPSGTQLEVPVPEMGHNGQKKYQVNLRSHSAPIQVMLINRETSSCKPVVVSVPPLDDISAMPTPPSTPAGLQRFPISTADLCDIKCGSLKSPAAEHQLTPSSTSPDMHMECNPESPSSQCLLMQGSLVAPEEQQREIGGQDLQSMLEEMRDEREGVSNLIDELMSSDVFPLLRLSPNPGVDYNFNLDDNEGVCDLFDVQILNY